The Phycisphaerae bacterium genomic sequence GGACGGTCCGGCGATCGGGTCCGCCGATCATGGCCCGCTCGACGCCGCGGTGCTGATAGCCCAGGGAGATTTCCAGGTGATAGACGGTCTCGCCGTGGCACTGGAACCGGAAGTGGCCGGGCTCGATCACGCCGGCGTGCACCGGCCCTACCGCGACCTCATGCACCTCGTCGCCGTGCATGCCGAAGAAATCGGTCTCGCCGATGGTCGGCGCGTCCGTTGGCCGATCCGACGCGGCCGCGGAGTGCGGCGGCTGAAACCGGATGGGCTTGAGCCACGGGTGCCCTTCCGGACGGATATTCCACTGCTCGGCGATTTCGCGTTCGAACCAGTGGGCGGCTGGGCAATCGGGCGTGAGGGCGGGATAGGAGTCGCCGACCTCGCAGGCGAGCAGGCCGATATCGCCCGAGCGGGGACAGGTCAGGACCGCCGTCAGACGCTTGGCAGCCCCATTCTCGGCCGGAACGGCCAGCAGGGCTGAGAGGCGCGATCCCGACGCCAGTTCGTCGATGACCAGTTCCCGGAAGCGCGGCCCCGATACGGCTGGGCAGGCGGTTCGATCCGCCGCCTGGCCATTGTGAATTCGCAGGAAATCGGACGACGCCATCAGTGAACTCCGATCCTGGATGCGACCGACTGGAGGAAGTCCCAGAACGACACAGGGACATAGAGCCCCAGAACCAGCGACGCGGCGGCCATCGCCAACGGCGGCGCCACCGACCAGGCGGCTTCCTTGCGGTCGGAAGAGGGAACGTCCGCGTCCGCTTGTCCGAACGCCATCGGCAGGACGATCCGCGCCATCGCGGCGAAGATGACGCCCAACGTCAGCAGATAGACGGTCGCCACCACCCAGCGGCCGCCTTCCAGCGCGCCGCGGAGGATCGTCAGCTCGCTGATGAACAGCCCGAACGGCGGCGATCCGACGATCGCCAGGAACCCGGCGATCCAGAGGCAGCCGGTGATCGGACGCCTCTGCAGCGCGCCGCGCACGTCGGAGGCGATCTTGGTGCCGTAGGCGGCCAGCAGGTTTCCCGCCACGAGAAAGAGCATGCCCTTGGCCAGCGAGTGGTTGACCGCGTGGAGCATCGAGCCGGCCGCGGCCAGCCCGCCCAGACCGACGCCCAGAGCGAGAATGCCCATGTGCTCGACACTGGAATAGGCGAGCATGCGCTTAAAGTCGGTCTGGCGGATGAGGAACACCGCGGCGAACCCCATCGACAGCAGGCCGAACAGGACCAGCAGTCCGCCGCTGAAGCCCTGGAGCCCAGCCGCGCCGAGCACGGTGTGGCCGCGCAGAATGCCGAGAAACGCGCAGTTCAGCAGCGCTCCGGACAGCAGGGCCGAGACCATGGACGGCGACTCGCTGTGGGCGTCCGGAAGCCAGGTGTGCATCGGGGCCAGGCCCATTTTGGTGCCGTAGCCGACGAGAAACAGGATAAACGCCGCCTTCAGCCACATCGGGTCGAGCGTCGAAGCGTGCGACAGCAGTTCGTCGATGCTCAGGTGGACCGCCTGGCCGCGGGCGGCGAAGGCCAGAAAGAAGTTGCCGAGCAGGGCCAGGGCGATACCGACCGAACAGATCAGCAGATACTTCCAGGTCGCCTCGAGGCTGCGGTGGTGGCGGTGGAAGTGGATCAGCGGCGCGCTGACCAGCGTGGTGGCCTCGATGGCCACCCACAGAAGGCCCAGGTGCCGGCTCAGACACACCAGGCTCATCGCGGCCAGGAACAGCAGCAGACAGCCGACGAAGATCGCGTCGGGCTCGTTGCGAAACAGGAAGCCCTCCTCGAAGTCGCGGGTGACCGGATCGGCCCGGCCGCCGAGATAGCCGACGGTGTACGCAGCGGCGGCCAGGAAGATCGCGCTGGTGATCGTCAGAAACAGCAGTCCCGGTTCGTCGGTTCCGATCCACGTGCCCCGCTGCGGTCCGATCCGCCACAAACCGATCACCGCCAGCAAGTGGCCGGCGCTTCCAGCCAGCAGCCACCACCGGCGCAGCGTCCGCCACGGCAGCAAGGCCGCCGCCCCTCCCGCCATCACCGGGACCAGAATGACCGTCCAGAGCATGCGTTAGTCCCTCAAGACCGACAGTTGGTCGGTGTCGATGTGGTCGAACTCGCGGCTGATGTGATAGATCGCGATACCCATGACGAACACCGCGACCAGCAGGTCCAGCAGGACGCCCAGCTCGACGAGCAGCGGCTCGTCCACCGCCAGAGCGGTTCCGAAGGCGTAGACGCCGTTCTCCATCGCCAGGTACCCCAGCACCTGCGTCAGGGCCTTGCGCCGCGAGACGATCATCAGCAGACCGGTCAGAATGGTGAACAGGGCAATCACGCAGACCAGCCCTTCTCCGGCCGGCATTCCCTGAGCCAGCGGCCGGACCACCCAGAAACTCGCCGCCAGCAGCAGCGCTCCGATTAGGACCGACGAGGTGAAACCGATCAGCGGCTCAAGTTCACGCTGCGTCCCGGACTCCCTGGCCGCCCGCCGCAGGAGCCACGGCAGCAGCAGCGCCTTGACACCGAGAATGGCGACGGCGAACGCGACCACGCGCACCGTCAGGTGCGAGGCGTGCATCACCAGCGGCATGGCCCCGAGGATGACAGCCTGAATGGCCAGCGTCTGAATGCACGCGGCCAGGCGGCTTGAGCCCAGCAGCCGGAAATTCGTCAACACCAGCAGGATCAACAGCGTATCGAGCAGCAATTCCATGCCACGTTACCTCAGCAGCCAGATGACGGCCAGCAGCGACAGCACCGACGCCGTCACCAGTAGTTGCGGCAGGCGGATCAGCCTCAGTCGGGCCATCACCGACTCGATGACGCCCACCACCACCGCCATGACGGCCAGACCGATCGCGCCGAGCGCCAGATCAACCAGAGGATGACCAGTGCGCAGCGGCACGGCCAGACCAACCAGCAGCGATCCCAACACCCACAGCTTCAGGCACGCTGCGTAGTGGATGAACGCCAGGTCCACCCCGCTGTGGTCCAGCACCATGACCTCGTGAATCATCGTCAACTCCAGGTGCGTGTTGGGGTCGTCGACCGGGATGCGGGCGTTCTCCGTCAGCAGCACGACGAGCACGGCCGCGGCGACCAGCACGAGCGCCGGCACGTGCGCCGCTCCGGCGGACAGCGGATCGGCGTACATGCCGGTCAGCGAGAGGCTGTGCGAACCCGCAGCCAGGGCGGCCAGGCCCAACAGCAGCGCCGGCTCGGCCAGCATTGAGAACTGCACTTCGCGGCTGGCCCCCATGCCCTCGAAGGCCGACCCGGTATCGAGCGCGGCCAGCACGGTGGCGAACCGCATCAGGCCCAGCAGGTAGGCCAGCACGAGCATGTCGCCGGGAAACGCCAGCAAGGCCTCGACGCCTCCGAGCGGCGCCATCAGCAGGGCCGCCGCCGCACAGCCCACACCGATGATCGGACCCGCACGAAACAGCCACGTCGTGGTCCGGCTGTAGACCGCGCCCTTGCGGAGCAGCTTGGCCAGATCGTAGTACGTCTGAAGCACCGGCTGGCCGTGACGGCCCGCGAAAAAGGCCTTGGTCCGGTTGATGATGCCCAGCAGCAGCGGGCACGCCGTTAGGGCCAGAAGGACATGCAGCACGCTCGCCGTCGTCATCGCCCCACCCCCAGCTTCCACACCAGCAAAACGATCAGCGTGACGGCGATGTAGAGGATGTAAAGTTGGTTGCGGCCCTGCTGGACCCACCGCAACCGCCCGGCCAGCCAATCGGCAGCCAGGAAGATCGGTCGATAGACGAAGCGCCGGAAGCCGTCGTCGGCGTGCGTCTCGATGGCGGCCCTGGTCGGAAACAGGTCTGATGGACGGTGTTCGTGGACGGTCGGCTGGAGGAGCCATCGGAACATGTTCAGGATCGGCCACGCGAACGACGACGCCGTGTACTGCATTCGCGCGGTCGGAGCGATATAGCCGCAGTCCCAGGTTCCGCTCGTCTCGACCGGCCGGCCGGACAGCAGGCGACGGCGCAGGACGGCCAAGCCGCTCAGCATCAGGATCAGAACGCCGCCGGCCAGGCTGACCTTCCAGAGGATCGACGCTGCGCTGATGAACATGGTTTCGGACACGGTCAGGCCGCTGGCGTCCATCAGGCTTTGAACAACCGGTCTCACCACGGTCAGCACCAACGCGCCCAACATGCCGACCACGACGCACATTGCCGCCAGGATCAGCATGGGAACGTGCATGGTTCGCGGCGCCTCATGCGCCGCAGCCGCCTGGGAGCTTCGGGGCTCGCCGAGGAAGACCACGCCGAACGCCTTGGTGAAGCACGCCGCCGCCAACCCCCCTATCATGCCCAACGCCACGATGGCGACCATGGCGGCCAGGACGCTC encodes the following:
- a CDS encoding hydrogenase, whose amino-acid sequence is MELLLDTLLILLVLTNFRLLGSSRLAACIQTLAIQAVILGAMPLVMHASHLTVRVVAFAVAILGVKALLLPWLLRRAARESGTQRELEPLIGFTSSVLIGALLLAASFWVVRPLAQGMPAGEGLVCVIALFTILTGLLMIVSRRKALTQVLGYLAMENGVYAFGTALAVDEPLLVELGVLLDLLVAVFVMGIAIYHISREFDHIDTDQLSVLRD
- a CDS encoding hydrogenase, which produces MTTASVLHVLLALTACPLLLGIINRTKAFFAGRHGQPVLQTYYDLAKLLRKGAVYSRTTTWLFRAGPIIGVGCAAAALLMAPLGGVEALLAFPGDMLVLAYLLGLMRFATVLAALDTGSAFEGMGASREVQFSMLAEPALLLGLAALAAGSHSLSLTGMYADPLSAGAAHVPALVLVAAAVLVVLLTENARIPVDDPNTHLELTMIHEVMVLDHSGVDLAFIHYAACLKLWVLGSLLVGLAVPLRTGHPLVDLALGAIGLAVMAVVVGVIESVMARLRLIRLPQLLVTASVLSLLAVIWLLR
- a CDS encoding NADH dehydrogenase FAD-containing subunit, with the protein product MLWTVILVPVMAGGAAALLPWRTLRRWWLLAGSAGHLLAVIGLWRIGPQRGTWIGTDEPGLLFLTITSAIFLAAAAYTVGYLGGRADPVTRDFEEGFLFRNEPDAIFVGCLLLFLAAMSLVCLSRHLGLLWVAIEATTLVSAPLIHFHRHHRSLEATWKYLLICSVGIALALLGNFFLAFAARGQAVHLSIDELLSHASTLDPMWLKAAFILFLVGYGTKMGLAPMHTWLPDAHSESPSMVSALLSGALLNCAFLGILRGHTVLGAAGLQGFSGGLLVLFGLLSMGFAAVFLIRQTDFKRMLAYSSVEHMGILALGVGLGGLAAAGSMLHAVNHSLAKGMLFLVAGNLLAAYGTKIASDVRGALQRRPITGCLWIAGFLAIVGSPPFGLFISELTILRGALEGGRWVVATVYLLTLGVIFAAMARIVLPMAFGQADADVPSSDRKEAAWSVAPPLAMAAASLVLGLYVPVSFWDFLQSVASRIGVH